A genomic stretch from Mesomycoplasma neurolyticum includes:
- the rlmB gene encoding 23S rRNA (guanosine(2251)-2'-O)-methyltransferase RlmB: protein MKKFICGKNSVIDSLKNNLPISLVYTTNHKLHLEFPNFKIKLVTNEFLNQLTTENHQGYVAQILDIKFYDLNTIIKDKAKEVIILDHIQDPHNFGAIIRTANANGIKHIIFPKDRSVDVTPTVLKVSSGGFVNMKFIKVTSIVSTILKLKKNNYWVYGTSLTKKSKNINDVLFNKPLAIIFGSEGNGLTKAVERVCDELVYIPMKGTVQSLNISVAVGIVLFKIN, encoded by the coding sequence ATGAAAAAATTTATTTGTGGGAAAAATTCTGTTATTGATTCTTTAAAAAATAACTTACCTATTTCATTAGTTTATACAACGAATCACAAATTACACTTAGAATTTCCTAATTTTAAAATAAAACTAGTAACTAATGAATTTTTAAATCAACTTACAACCGAAAATCATCAAGGCTATGTTGCTCAAATATTAGATATAAAATTTTATGACTTAAATACAATAATTAAAGATAAAGCAAAAGAGGTTATTATTTTAGATCATATACAAGACCCACATAATTTTGGAGCAATCATAAGAACTGCAAATGCTAATGGAATTAAACATATTATCTTTCCAAAAGATCGTTCAGTAGATGTAACACCCACTGTTTTAAAAGTATCTTCAGGTGGTTTTGTAAATATGAAATTTATCAAAGTTACTTCTATTGTTTCTACTATTCTTAAACTTAAAAAAAATAATTATTGAGTTTATGGAACTTCATTAACTAAAAAATCTAAAAATATTAATGACGTACTTTTTAATAAACCATTAGCTATTATTTTTGGTTCAGAAGGTAATGGGTTAACCAAAGCAGTAGAAAGAGTGTGTGATGAGTTAGTTTATATCCCGATGAAAGGAACTGTTCAATCACTTAATATTTCTGTAGCAGTTGGAATAGTGCTTTTTAAAATAAATTAG
- the rpmG gene encoding 50S ribosomal protein L33 encodes MSKSKITLCCVDCRSKNYVTNKSKEERLIIKKYCKKCKTQVLHKEEK; translated from the coding sequence ATGAGTAAATCAAAAATTACTTTATGTTGTGTAGATTGTAGATCAAAAAATTACGTAACAAATAAATCTAAAGAAGAAAGATTAATTATTAAAAAATATTGTAAAAAATGTAAAACACAAGTTTTACACAAGGAAGAGAAATAA
- a CDS encoding sigma-70 RNA polymerase sigma factor region 4 domain-containing protein, translating into MMSNLFQKHISLVEIAAKKAKFLFKNIPIEYEDLYVVGLGILNKLLSQKLLIPSDNPNAWLYKRIYLKLLEYCKKFTSSNHKIMNYKSDYADEKLYYKNSSTNSEFEYLNFKEIETKDFFKNFSDEKKSILWMYFVEKIAVKQISKLLYISSNKINDLIKTSKKLAINYINDQ; encoded by the coding sequence ATGATGAGTAATTTATTTCAAAAACATATTTCTTTAGTTGAAATAGCAGCTAAAAAAGCTAAATTTTTATTTAAAAATATACCTATTGAATATGAAGATTTATATGTAGTAGGTTTGGGAATTTTAAATAAGTTATTATCTCAAAAATTATTAATACCATCAGATAACCCAAATGCATGATTATATAAAAGGATTTATTTAAAATTATTAGAATATTGTAAGAAATTTACATCTAGTAATCATAAAATTATGAATTATAAATCAGATTATGCAGATGAAAAATTATATTATAAAAATTCTTCGACTAATAGTGAATTTGAATATTTAAATTTTAAAGAAATTGAAACAAAAGATTTTTTTAAAAATTTTTCAGATGAAAAAAAATCTATTTTATGAATGTATTTTGTAGAAAAAATTGCAGTAAAACAAATTTCTAAACTTTTGTATATAAGTTCTAATAAAATAAATGATTTAATAAAAACATCAAAAAAACTAGCTATAAATTATATTAATGATCAATAA
- the secE gene encoding preprotein translocase subunit SecE has product MKKRTKNKKYILRNWIKELKRIKWPDAQTSTKSFIYTILFVVFFVILFFIISIIATYLWSKTNVGFGN; this is encoded by the coding sequence ATGAAAAAAAGAACTAAAAATAAAAAGTATATTCTTAGAAATTGAATTAAAGAATTAAAAAGAATTAAATGGCCTGATGCACAAACATCAACTAAAAGCTTTATATATACAATACTTTTTGTTGTTTTTTTTGTTATTCTTTTTTTTATAATATCTATAATAGCAACATATTTATGAAGCAAAACAAATGTAGGGTTTGGTAATTAG